One region of Etheostoma spectabile isolate EspeVRDwgs_2016 chromosome 21, UIUC_Espe_1.0, whole genome shotgun sequence genomic DNA includes:
- the eef2k gene encoding eukaryotic elongation factor 2 kinase isoform X4 has translation MSAVNVCLIFPIALKAAEGWSGGHGAVRNQCCTCGGLTVPWRTEHTSQAEQLVVCVVRYTAIFDIDHIPTGIMEDDLMFSMEDEGSAKRPPVQRRAPNQLASSLSDANASDDDDDDHFICPILEDSAKEVCHYLKNRVYDRQLSNSLPKSNFMFRNETETMAEPQSYNVLSQSARDHWKNAIEKAKARPDPWAEFHLEDIETEPCIRYRYNAITEEWVKDQVHIKMAAQPFGKGAMRECFRTKKLSNFSHCSNWKSASNYVTKRYMEMVDRNVYFEDVKLQMEAKLWGEEYNRHRPPKQVDIMQMCVIEMMDRPGKPLFHLEHYIEGNYIKYNSNSGFVRDDNIRLTPQAFSHFTFERSGHQLIVVDIQGVGDLYTDPQIHTERGTDFGDGNLGVRGMALFFHSHLCNKICKSMGLTPFDLSPAEKSQLDCTDKLLRSAQTVLRGCEEHCGSPRVRTMSASRAPLLLSRLSETSSADESMSDVDSIPCSPLTFPCSPQPAHGFMGKSPIGFSFTGMYEHERINNNNNTVEHKESDSGGDSGYPSERRSEGDPNDHVDGVHHRIQRHYSESDEDSVRRLTEEKWSFYHSSRSHVHRPSCVATEVERLDNLLQKKIGQSILGKVHLAMVRYHEAGRFCEKDEQWDQDSAMMHLERAAQCGELEAIVALGQCCLQLPHHILSDIELEDNAGNKMKGFKYLLQAAEAGDRSSMIIVARAFDTGFNLSADRMQDWEEAIHWYDSVLKKSDYDEGGEFDGTQDEPRYLLLARVAEMYQVGGYNLRADPQRAGDLFTEAAEAATEAMKGRLANQYYMKAEEAWALMEE, from the exons ATGTCAGCTGTCAATGTCTGTCTTATATTTCCGATAGccctgaaagcagcagaaggCTGGAGCGGGGGCCACGGGGCTGTCAGAAACCAGTGTTGTACGTGCGGAGGACTCACGGTGCCGTGGCGGACGGAACACACCTCTCAGGCCGAGCAGCTAGTGGTGTGCGTCGTGCGATACACTGCAATATTTGATATAGATCATATACCAA CAGGCATCATGGAGGATGATCTGATGTTCAGCATGGAGGACGAGGGCAGCGCCAAGAGACCCCCTGTTCAGCGACGTGCCCCCAACCAGCTGGCCTCATCCCTTAGTGACGCCAACGCCAGTGATGACGACGATGACGACCACTTCATTTGCCCCATCCTGGAGGACTCCGCCAAAGAAGTCTGTCACTACCTGAAGAATCGGGTTTACGACCGGCAGCTGTCAAACTCTCTACCGAAGAGCAACTTTATGTTCAGG AATGAAACAGAAACGATGGCAGAACCTCAGTCGTACAATGTTTTGTCTCAGAGCGCACGG GATCATTGGAAAAATGCGATCGAAAAAGCCAAAGCCAGGCCAGACCCCTGGGCCGAGTTTCATCTGGAGGACATCGAGACTGAACCTTGCATTCGTTACAG GTACAATGCCATCACAGAAGAGTGGGTTAAAGACCAGGTCCATATCAAGATGGCTGCCCAG CCGTTTGGGAAAGGAGCCATGAGGGAGTGCTTCCGAAC GAAAAAGTTGTCGAATTTCTCACACTGCAGCAACTGGAAGTCAGCATCTAATTATGTGACCAAGCGTTACATGGAGATGGTGGACAGAAATGTTTACTTTGAAGACGTCAAGCTGCAAATGGAGGCCAAACTCTGGGGAGAGGAGTACAACCGCCACCGACCTCCCAAACAG GTGGACATCATGCAGATGTGTGTGATAGAGATGATGGACAGACCAGGTAAACCTCTCTTCCACCTGGAACATTACATCGAGGGCAACTACATCAAATACAACTCCAACTCCGGCTTTGTGAGGGACGACAACATCCGACTCACTCCACAG GCCTTCAGTCACTTTACTTTTGAGCGATCGGGCCACCAGCTGATCGTGGTGGACATCCAAGGAGTCGGAGATCTCTACACTGACCCTCAGATCCACACAGAAAGGGGGACTGACTTTGGAGATGGAAATCTAG GTGTGCGAGGCATGGCTCTGTTCTTCCACTCCCACCTGTGTAACAAGATCTGCAAGAGTATGGGCCTGACACCTTTTGACCTTTCCCCTGCAGAGAAGTCTCAGCTGGACTGCACCGACAAACTGCtt cgGTCAGCCCAGACGGTGCTAAGGGGCTGCGAGGAGCACTGCGGTTCTCCTCGTGTTCGTACCATGTCAGCAAGCCGGGCACCTCTGCTGTTATCCCGCTTGTCTGAGACGTCTTCTGCAGACGAGAGCATGAGCGACGTGGACTCAATCCCTTGCTCCCCTCTCACATTCCCCTGCTCCCCTCAACCTGCACATGGATTTATGGGAAAGTCCCCTATCG gtttttcttttactggAATGTACGAGCATGAAAGaatcaataataacaacaacacagtgGAACACAAG GAATCTGATAGCGGCGGGGACAGCGGCTACCCCAGCGAGAGGAGGAGTGAGGGGGATCCAAATGACCATGTAGACGGG GTCCATCATCGCATCCAGAGACATTATTCTGAGTCAGATGAGGACAGTGTCAGACGG CTGACGGAGGAGAAGTGGAGCTTCTACCATTCGTCTCGCTCCCACGTTCATCGGCCGTCCTGTGTGGCCACCGAGGTGGAGCGACTCGACAATCTGCTGCAGAAGAAGATCGGCCAGTCGATCCTTGGAAAG GTCCACCTTGCGATGGTGCGGTACCATGAAGCGGGTCGCTTCTGTGAAAAGGACGAGCAGTGGGATCAGGACTCGGCCATGATGCACCTGGAGAGAGCTGCGCAGTGCGGAGAGCTGGAGGCCATCGTAGCCCTGGGACAGTGCTGTCTGCAGCTGCCTCATCATATACTTTCAGACATAGAGCTGGAG GATAATGCTGGAAACAAGATGAAAGGTTTTAAGTatctgctgcaggctgctgagGCTGGTGACAGATCTTCTATGATCATAGTGGCCAGAGCCTTTGATACTGGGTTCAATCTGTCCGCTGACAG AATGCAGGACTGGGAGGAAGCGATTCACTGGTATGACagtgtgttgaaaaagtcaGACTATGACGAGGGGGGAGAGTTCGATGGGACGCAGGACGAGCCCCGCTACCTGCTGCTGGCCAGAGTTGCAGAGATGTACCAAGTGGGAGGCTACAACCTCAGAGCAGACCCACAGAGAGCAG GTGATCTGTTTACAGAAGCAGCAGAAGCGGCCACGGAAGCCATGAAAGGACGATTGGCTAACCAGTACTACATGAAAGCTGAGGAAGCCTGGGCACTAATGGAGGAGTGA
- the eef2k gene encoding eukaryotic elongation factor 2 kinase isoform X1 produces the protein MSAVNVCLIFPIALKAAEGWSGGHGAVRNQCCTCGGLTVPWRTEHTSQAEQLVVCVVRYTAIFDIDHIPTGIMEDDLMFSMEDEGSAKRPPVQRRAPNQLASSLSDANASDDDDDDHFICPILEDSAKEVCHYLKNRVYDRQLSNSLPKSNFMFRNETETMAEPQSYNVLSQSARDHWKNAIEKAKARPDPWAEFHLEDIETEPCIRYRYNAITEEWVKDQVHIKMAAQPFGKGAMRECFRTKKLSNFSHCSNWKSASNYVTKRYMEMVDRNVYFEDVKLQMEAKLWGEEYNRHRPPKQVDIMQMCVIEMMDRPGKPLFHLEHYIEGNYIKYNSNSGFVRDDNIRLTPQAFSHFTFERSGHQLIVVDIQGVGDLYTDPQIHTERGTDFGDGNLGVRGMALFFHSHLCNKICKSMGLTPFDLSPAEKSQLDCTDKLLRSAQTVLRGCEEHCGSPRVRTMSASRAPLLLSRLSETSSADESMSDVDSIPCSPLTFPCSPQPAHGFMGKSPIGFSFTGMYEHERINNNNNTVEHKESDSGGDSGYPSERRSEGDPNDHVDGVHHRIQRHYSESDEDSVRRRKMVTPPRVSANLNTDNADNDWLTEEKWSFYHSSRSHVHRPSCVATEVERLDNLLQKKIGQSILGKVHLAMVRYHEAGRFCEKDEQWDQDSAMMHLERAAQCGELEAIVALGQCCLQLPHHILSDIELEDNAGNKMKGFKYLLQAAEAGDRSSMIIVARAFDTGFNLSADRMQDWEEAIHWYDSVLKKSDYDEGGEFDGTQDEPRYLLLARVAEMYQVGGYNLRADPQRAGDLFTEAAEAATEAMKGRLANQYYMKAEEAWALMEE, from the exons ATGTCAGCTGTCAATGTCTGTCTTATATTTCCGATAGccctgaaagcagcagaaggCTGGAGCGGGGGCCACGGGGCTGTCAGAAACCAGTGTTGTACGTGCGGAGGACTCACGGTGCCGTGGCGGACGGAACACACCTCTCAGGCCGAGCAGCTAGTGGTGTGCGTCGTGCGATACACTGCAATATTTGATATAGATCATATACCAA CAGGCATCATGGAGGATGATCTGATGTTCAGCATGGAGGACGAGGGCAGCGCCAAGAGACCCCCTGTTCAGCGACGTGCCCCCAACCAGCTGGCCTCATCCCTTAGTGACGCCAACGCCAGTGATGACGACGATGACGACCACTTCATTTGCCCCATCCTGGAGGACTCCGCCAAAGAAGTCTGTCACTACCTGAAGAATCGGGTTTACGACCGGCAGCTGTCAAACTCTCTACCGAAGAGCAACTTTATGTTCAGG AATGAAACAGAAACGATGGCAGAACCTCAGTCGTACAATGTTTTGTCTCAGAGCGCACGG GATCATTGGAAAAATGCGATCGAAAAAGCCAAAGCCAGGCCAGACCCCTGGGCCGAGTTTCATCTGGAGGACATCGAGACTGAACCTTGCATTCGTTACAG GTACAATGCCATCACAGAAGAGTGGGTTAAAGACCAGGTCCATATCAAGATGGCTGCCCAG CCGTTTGGGAAAGGAGCCATGAGGGAGTGCTTCCGAAC GAAAAAGTTGTCGAATTTCTCACACTGCAGCAACTGGAAGTCAGCATCTAATTATGTGACCAAGCGTTACATGGAGATGGTGGACAGAAATGTTTACTTTGAAGACGTCAAGCTGCAAATGGAGGCCAAACTCTGGGGAGAGGAGTACAACCGCCACCGACCTCCCAAACAG GTGGACATCATGCAGATGTGTGTGATAGAGATGATGGACAGACCAGGTAAACCTCTCTTCCACCTGGAACATTACATCGAGGGCAACTACATCAAATACAACTCCAACTCCGGCTTTGTGAGGGACGACAACATCCGACTCACTCCACAG GCCTTCAGTCACTTTACTTTTGAGCGATCGGGCCACCAGCTGATCGTGGTGGACATCCAAGGAGTCGGAGATCTCTACACTGACCCTCAGATCCACACAGAAAGGGGGACTGACTTTGGAGATGGAAATCTAG GTGTGCGAGGCATGGCTCTGTTCTTCCACTCCCACCTGTGTAACAAGATCTGCAAGAGTATGGGCCTGACACCTTTTGACCTTTCCCCTGCAGAGAAGTCTCAGCTGGACTGCACCGACAAACTGCtt cgGTCAGCCCAGACGGTGCTAAGGGGCTGCGAGGAGCACTGCGGTTCTCCTCGTGTTCGTACCATGTCAGCAAGCCGGGCACCTCTGCTGTTATCCCGCTTGTCTGAGACGTCTTCTGCAGACGAGAGCATGAGCGACGTGGACTCAATCCCTTGCTCCCCTCTCACATTCCCCTGCTCCCCTCAACCTGCACATGGATTTATGGGAAAGTCCCCTATCG gtttttcttttactggAATGTACGAGCATGAAAGaatcaataataacaacaacacagtgGAACACAAG GAATCTGATAGCGGCGGGGACAGCGGCTACCCCAGCGAGAGGAGGAGTGAGGGGGATCCAAATGACCATGTAGACGGG GTCCATCATCGCATCCAGAGACATTATTCTGAGTCAGATGAGGACAGTGTCAGACGG AGGAAGATGGTAACTCCTCCAAGAGTCTCTGCAAACTTAAATACAGACAATGCTGATAACGATTGG CTGACGGAGGAGAAGTGGAGCTTCTACCATTCGTCTCGCTCCCACGTTCATCGGCCGTCCTGTGTGGCCACCGAGGTGGAGCGACTCGACAATCTGCTGCAGAAGAAGATCGGCCAGTCGATCCTTGGAAAG GTCCACCTTGCGATGGTGCGGTACCATGAAGCGGGTCGCTTCTGTGAAAAGGACGAGCAGTGGGATCAGGACTCGGCCATGATGCACCTGGAGAGAGCTGCGCAGTGCGGAGAGCTGGAGGCCATCGTAGCCCTGGGACAGTGCTGTCTGCAGCTGCCTCATCATATACTTTCAGACATAGAGCTGGAG GATAATGCTGGAAACAAGATGAAAGGTTTTAAGTatctgctgcaggctgctgagGCTGGTGACAGATCTTCTATGATCATAGTGGCCAGAGCCTTTGATACTGGGTTCAATCTGTCCGCTGACAG AATGCAGGACTGGGAGGAAGCGATTCACTGGTATGACagtgtgttgaaaaagtcaGACTATGACGAGGGGGGAGAGTTCGATGGGACGCAGGACGAGCCCCGCTACCTGCTGCTGGCCAGAGTTGCAGAGATGTACCAAGTGGGAGGCTACAACCTCAGAGCAGACCCACAGAGAGCAG GTGATCTGTTTACAGAAGCAGCAGAAGCGGCCACGGAAGCCATGAAAGGACGATTGGCTAACCAGTACTACATGAAAGCTGAGGAAGCCTGGGCACTAATGGAGGAGTGA
- the eef2k gene encoding eukaryotic elongation factor 2 kinase isoform X8: MSAVNVCLIFPIALKAAEGWSGGHGAVRNQCCTCGGLTVPWRTEHTSQAEQLVVCVVRYTAIFDIDHIPTGIMEDDLMFSMEDEGSAKRPPVQRRAPNQLASSLSDANASDDDDDDHFICPILEDSAKEVCHYLKNRVYDRQLSNSLPKSNFMFRDHWKNAIEKAKARPDPWAEFHLEDIETEPCIRYRYNAITEEWVKDQVHIKMAAQPFGKGAMRECFRTKKLSNFSHCSNWKSASNYVTKRYMEMVDRNVYFEDVKLQMEAKLWGEEYNRHRPPKQVDIMQMCVIEMMDRPGKPLFHLEHYIEGNYIKYNSNSGFVRDDNIRLTPQAFSHFTFERSGHQLIVVDIQGVGDLYTDPQIHTERGTDFGDGNLGVRGMALFFHSHLCNKICKSMGLTPFDLSPAEKSQLDCTDKLLRSAQTVLRGCEEHCGSPRVRTMSASRAPLLLSRLSETSSADESMSDVDSIPCSPLTFPCSPQPAHGFMGKSPIGFSFTGMYEHERINNNNNTVEHKESDSGGDSGYPSERRSEGDPNDHVDGLTEEKWSFYHSSRSHVHRPSCVATEVERLDNLLQKKIGQSILGKVHLAMVRYHEAGRFCEKDEQWDQDSAMMHLERAAQCGELEAIVALGQCCLQLPHHILSDIELEDNAGNKMKGFKYLLQAAEAGDRSSMIIVARAFDTGFNLSADRMQDWEEAIHWYDSVLKKSDYDEGGEFDGTQDEPRYLLLARVAEMYQVGGYNLRADPQRAGDLFTEAAEAATEAMKGRLANQYYMKAEEAWALMEE, translated from the exons ATGTCAGCTGTCAATGTCTGTCTTATATTTCCGATAGccctgaaagcagcagaaggCTGGAGCGGGGGCCACGGGGCTGTCAGAAACCAGTGTTGTACGTGCGGAGGACTCACGGTGCCGTGGCGGACGGAACACACCTCTCAGGCCGAGCAGCTAGTGGTGTGCGTCGTGCGATACACTGCAATATTTGATATAGATCATATACCAA CAGGCATCATGGAGGATGATCTGATGTTCAGCATGGAGGACGAGGGCAGCGCCAAGAGACCCCCTGTTCAGCGACGTGCCCCCAACCAGCTGGCCTCATCCCTTAGTGACGCCAACGCCAGTGATGACGACGATGACGACCACTTCATTTGCCCCATCCTGGAGGACTCCGCCAAAGAAGTCTGTCACTACCTGAAGAATCGGGTTTACGACCGGCAGCTGTCAAACTCTCTACCGAAGAGCAACTTTATGTTCAGG GATCATTGGAAAAATGCGATCGAAAAAGCCAAAGCCAGGCCAGACCCCTGGGCCGAGTTTCATCTGGAGGACATCGAGACTGAACCTTGCATTCGTTACAG GTACAATGCCATCACAGAAGAGTGGGTTAAAGACCAGGTCCATATCAAGATGGCTGCCCAG CCGTTTGGGAAAGGAGCCATGAGGGAGTGCTTCCGAAC GAAAAAGTTGTCGAATTTCTCACACTGCAGCAACTGGAAGTCAGCATCTAATTATGTGACCAAGCGTTACATGGAGATGGTGGACAGAAATGTTTACTTTGAAGACGTCAAGCTGCAAATGGAGGCCAAACTCTGGGGAGAGGAGTACAACCGCCACCGACCTCCCAAACAG GTGGACATCATGCAGATGTGTGTGATAGAGATGATGGACAGACCAGGTAAACCTCTCTTCCACCTGGAACATTACATCGAGGGCAACTACATCAAATACAACTCCAACTCCGGCTTTGTGAGGGACGACAACATCCGACTCACTCCACAG GCCTTCAGTCACTTTACTTTTGAGCGATCGGGCCACCAGCTGATCGTGGTGGACATCCAAGGAGTCGGAGATCTCTACACTGACCCTCAGATCCACACAGAAAGGGGGACTGACTTTGGAGATGGAAATCTAG GTGTGCGAGGCATGGCTCTGTTCTTCCACTCCCACCTGTGTAACAAGATCTGCAAGAGTATGGGCCTGACACCTTTTGACCTTTCCCCTGCAGAGAAGTCTCAGCTGGACTGCACCGACAAACTGCtt cgGTCAGCCCAGACGGTGCTAAGGGGCTGCGAGGAGCACTGCGGTTCTCCTCGTGTTCGTACCATGTCAGCAAGCCGGGCACCTCTGCTGTTATCCCGCTTGTCTGAGACGTCTTCTGCAGACGAGAGCATGAGCGACGTGGACTCAATCCCTTGCTCCCCTCTCACATTCCCCTGCTCCCCTCAACCTGCACATGGATTTATGGGAAAGTCCCCTATCG gtttttcttttactggAATGTACGAGCATGAAAGaatcaataataacaacaacacagtgGAACACAAG GAATCTGATAGCGGCGGGGACAGCGGCTACCCCAGCGAGAGGAGGAGTGAGGGGGATCCAAATGACCATGTAGACGGG CTGACGGAGGAGAAGTGGAGCTTCTACCATTCGTCTCGCTCCCACGTTCATCGGCCGTCCTGTGTGGCCACCGAGGTGGAGCGACTCGACAATCTGCTGCAGAAGAAGATCGGCCAGTCGATCCTTGGAAAG GTCCACCTTGCGATGGTGCGGTACCATGAAGCGGGTCGCTTCTGTGAAAAGGACGAGCAGTGGGATCAGGACTCGGCCATGATGCACCTGGAGAGAGCTGCGCAGTGCGGAGAGCTGGAGGCCATCGTAGCCCTGGGACAGTGCTGTCTGCAGCTGCCTCATCATATACTTTCAGACATAGAGCTGGAG GATAATGCTGGAAACAAGATGAAAGGTTTTAAGTatctgctgcaggctgctgagGCTGGTGACAGATCTTCTATGATCATAGTGGCCAGAGCCTTTGATACTGGGTTCAATCTGTCCGCTGACAG AATGCAGGACTGGGAGGAAGCGATTCACTGGTATGACagtgtgttgaaaaagtcaGACTATGACGAGGGGGGAGAGTTCGATGGGACGCAGGACGAGCCCCGCTACCTGCTGCTGGCCAGAGTTGCAGAGATGTACCAAGTGGGAGGCTACAACCTCAGAGCAGACCCACAGAGAGCAG GTGATCTGTTTACAGAAGCAGCAGAAGCGGCCACGGAAGCCATGAAAGGACGATTGGCTAACCAGTACTACATGAAAGCTGAGGAAGCCTGGGCACTAATGGAGGAGTGA
- the eef2k gene encoding eukaryotic elongation factor 2 kinase isoform X2 translates to MSAVNVCLIFPIALKAAEGWSGGHGAVRNQCCTCGGLTVPWRTEHTSQAEQLVVCVVRYTAIFDIDHIPTGIMEDDLMFSMEDEGSAKRPPVQRRAPNQLASSLSDANASDDDDDDHFICPILEDSAKEVCHYLKNRVYDRQLSNSLPKSNFMFRNETETMAEPQSYNVLSQSARDHWKNAIEKAKARPDPWAEFHLEDIETEPCIRYRYNAITEEWVKDQVHIKMAAQPFGKGAMRECFRTKKLSNFSHCSNWKSASNYVTKRYMEMVDRNVYFEDVKLQMEAKLWGEEYNRHRPPKQVDIMQMCVIEMMDRPGKPLFHLEHYIEGNYIKYNSNSGFVRDDNIRLTPQAFSHFTFERSGHQLIVVDIQGVGDLYTDPQIHTERGTDFGDGNLGVRGMALFFHSHLCNKICKSMGLTPFDLSPAEKSQLDCTDKLLRSAQTVLRGCEEHCGSPRVRTMSASRAPLLLSRLSETSSADESMSDVDSIPCSPLTFPCSPQPAHGFMGKSPIGFSFTGMYEHERINNNNNTVEHKESDSGGDSGYPSERRSEGDPNDHVDGRKMVTPPRVSANLNTDNADNDWLTEEKWSFYHSSRSHVHRPSCVATEVERLDNLLQKKIGQSILGKVHLAMVRYHEAGRFCEKDEQWDQDSAMMHLERAAQCGELEAIVALGQCCLQLPHHILSDIELEDNAGNKMKGFKYLLQAAEAGDRSSMIIVARAFDTGFNLSADRMQDWEEAIHWYDSVLKKSDYDEGGEFDGTQDEPRYLLLARVAEMYQVGGYNLRADPQRAGDLFTEAAEAATEAMKGRLANQYYMKAEEAWALMEE, encoded by the exons ATGTCAGCTGTCAATGTCTGTCTTATATTTCCGATAGccctgaaagcagcagaaggCTGGAGCGGGGGCCACGGGGCTGTCAGAAACCAGTGTTGTACGTGCGGAGGACTCACGGTGCCGTGGCGGACGGAACACACCTCTCAGGCCGAGCAGCTAGTGGTGTGCGTCGTGCGATACACTGCAATATTTGATATAGATCATATACCAA CAGGCATCATGGAGGATGATCTGATGTTCAGCATGGAGGACGAGGGCAGCGCCAAGAGACCCCCTGTTCAGCGACGTGCCCCCAACCAGCTGGCCTCATCCCTTAGTGACGCCAACGCCAGTGATGACGACGATGACGACCACTTCATTTGCCCCATCCTGGAGGACTCCGCCAAAGAAGTCTGTCACTACCTGAAGAATCGGGTTTACGACCGGCAGCTGTCAAACTCTCTACCGAAGAGCAACTTTATGTTCAGG AATGAAACAGAAACGATGGCAGAACCTCAGTCGTACAATGTTTTGTCTCAGAGCGCACGG GATCATTGGAAAAATGCGATCGAAAAAGCCAAAGCCAGGCCAGACCCCTGGGCCGAGTTTCATCTGGAGGACATCGAGACTGAACCTTGCATTCGTTACAG GTACAATGCCATCACAGAAGAGTGGGTTAAAGACCAGGTCCATATCAAGATGGCTGCCCAG CCGTTTGGGAAAGGAGCCATGAGGGAGTGCTTCCGAAC GAAAAAGTTGTCGAATTTCTCACACTGCAGCAACTGGAAGTCAGCATCTAATTATGTGACCAAGCGTTACATGGAGATGGTGGACAGAAATGTTTACTTTGAAGACGTCAAGCTGCAAATGGAGGCCAAACTCTGGGGAGAGGAGTACAACCGCCACCGACCTCCCAAACAG GTGGACATCATGCAGATGTGTGTGATAGAGATGATGGACAGACCAGGTAAACCTCTCTTCCACCTGGAACATTACATCGAGGGCAACTACATCAAATACAACTCCAACTCCGGCTTTGTGAGGGACGACAACATCCGACTCACTCCACAG GCCTTCAGTCACTTTACTTTTGAGCGATCGGGCCACCAGCTGATCGTGGTGGACATCCAAGGAGTCGGAGATCTCTACACTGACCCTCAGATCCACACAGAAAGGGGGACTGACTTTGGAGATGGAAATCTAG GTGTGCGAGGCATGGCTCTGTTCTTCCACTCCCACCTGTGTAACAAGATCTGCAAGAGTATGGGCCTGACACCTTTTGACCTTTCCCCTGCAGAGAAGTCTCAGCTGGACTGCACCGACAAACTGCtt cgGTCAGCCCAGACGGTGCTAAGGGGCTGCGAGGAGCACTGCGGTTCTCCTCGTGTTCGTACCATGTCAGCAAGCCGGGCACCTCTGCTGTTATCCCGCTTGTCTGAGACGTCTTCTGCAGACGAGAGCATGAGCGACGTGGACTCAATCCCTTGCTCCCCTCTCACATTCCCCTGCTCCCCTCAACCTGCACATGGATTTATGGGAAAGTCCCCTATCG gtttttcttttactggAATGTACGAGCATGAAAGaatcaataataacaacaacacagtgGAACACAAG GAATCTGATAGCGGCGGGGACAGCGGCTACCCCAGCGAGAGGAGGAGTGAGGGGGATCCAAATGACCATGTAGACGGG AGGAAGATGGTAACTCCTCCAAGAGTCTCTGCAAACTTAAATACAGACAATGCTGATAACGATTGG CTGACGGAGGAGAAGTGGAGCTTCTACCATTCGTCTCGCTCCCACGTTCATCGGCCGTCCTGTGTGGCCACCGAGGTGGAGCGACTCGACAATCTGCTGCAGAAGAAGATCGGCCAGTCGATCCTTGGAAAG GTCCACCTTGCGATGGTGCGGTACCATGAAGCGGGTCGCTTCTGTGAAAAGGACGAGCAGTGGGATCAGGACTCGGCCATGATGCACCTGGAGAGAGCTGCGCAGTGCGGAGAGCTGGAGGCCATCGTAGCCCTGGGACAGTGCTGTCTGCAGCTGCCTCATCATATACTTTCAGACATAGAGCTGGAG GATAATGCTGGAAACAAGATGAAAGGTTTTAAGTatctgctgcaggctgctgagGCTGGTGACAGATCTTCTATGATCATAGTGGCCAGAGCCTTTGATACTGGGTTCAATCTGTCCGCTGACAG AATGCAGGACTGGGAGGAAGCGATTCACTGGTATGACagtgtgttgaaaaagtcaGACTATGACGAGGGGGGAGAGTTCGATGGGACGCAGGACGAGCCCCGCTACCTGCTGCTGGCCAGAGTTGCAGAGATGTACCAAGTGGGAGGCTACAACCTCAGAGCAGACCCACAGAGAGCAG GTGATCTGTTTACAGAAGCAGCAGAAGCGGCCACGGAAGCCATGAAAGGACGATTGGCTAACCAGTACTACATGAAAGCTGAGGAAGCCTGGGCACTAATGGAGGAGTGA